One genomic region from Tachysurus vachellii isolate PV-2020 chromosome 22, HZAU_Pvac_v1, whole genome shotgun sequence encodes:
- the pusl1 gene encoding tRNA pseudouridine synthase-like 1 produces MSQQSVMQQSSAVTRYLIFFQYLGTKYSGVMKAPPHQPLQGVQNHLEDAVRRLKPVNEVSVCISSRTDTGVHALCNSAHLDIQRRGDKPPFTEQVLTDALNFLLKPEPIRITRVYCVQKNFHARHQAISRSYVYRLATGLRRHTELPITEKDLCWTLWDTELNVDAMREAGAAFQGTHDFSTFRALSSDAPFKNPVKTMELVQVEPGLSFSQRHFHRDVQFWELTFKSRSFLYKQVRRMVGALVAVGRGKLSVSQIHDLLDSRDTMAYPQNMAAPPYGLFLINVGYKDSDLKPSIRDDCL; encoded by the exons ATGAGCCAGCAGTCAGTCATGCAGCAAAGCAGTGCTGTTACTAGATACCTCATCTTCTTTCAATACCTAGGAACCAAATACAG TGGGGTGATGAAGGCTCCTCCTCATCAGCCTCTCCAGGGAGTGCAGAATCATTTAGAG GACGCAGTGCGAAGACTGAAGCCTGTAAATGAAGTGTCTGTGTGCATCTCCAGTCGCACAGACACCGGTGTGCATGCGCTCTGTAACTCTGCACATCTAGACATCCAGCGTAGAGGAGACAAACCTCCCTTCACTGAACAAGTCCTGACTGATGCCTTAAACTTCTTATTAAAACCAGAGCCCATCAG AATCACGAGAGTCTACTGCGTACAGAAAAACTTTCACGCACGCCACCAAGCCATATCAAGATCCTACGTCTACCGCTTGGCCACGGGACTCCGTCGTCACACCGAATTGCCCATAACGGAGAAGGATTTGTGCTGGACGTTATGGGACAC GGAGCTGAACGTAGACGCCATGCGAGAGGCGGGAGCCGCGTTCCAGGGAACGCACGATTTCAGCACTTTCCGTGCGCTCAGCTCAGACGCTCCGTTCAAGAACCCGGTGAAGACCATGGAGCTGGTGCAGGTAGAGCCGGGCCTCTCCTTCAGCCAGCGTCACTTTCATAG AGACGTCCAGTTTTGGGAGCTCACCTTTAAAAGTAGGTCCTTTTTATACAAACAA GTGCGGAGGATGGTTGGGGCGTTGGTTGCAGTTGGCCGGGGTAAACTGTCCGTCAGTCAGATTCACGACCTGTTAGACAGCAGGGACACCATGGCCTACCCTCAAAACATGGCCGCTCCGCCGTACGGCCTCTTTCTGATAAACGTGGGGTATAAAGACTCAG ATCTGAAGCCTTCCATACGGGACGACTGCttgtaa
- the ddx19b gene encoding ATP-dependent RNA helicase DDX19B — MATDSWAQAVDQQEAAAESISNLQLNEKEDKPKAEENGAKPEGEGEKTEEEDKEDKAAQSLLNKLIRSNLVNTTNQVEVLQRDPNSPLYSVKSFEELRLKPQLLKGVYAMGFNRPSKIQENALPMMLAEPPQNLIAQSQSGTGKTAAFVLAMLSHVDPNNKWPQCLCVSPTYELALQTGKVIEQMGKFYPEVKLMYAIRGNKLERGVKLQEQIVIGTPGTVLDWCQKLKFIDPKKINVFVLDEADVMIATQGHQDQSIRIQRMLPKSCQMLLFSATFEESVWHFATRIVPDPNIIKLKREEETLDTIKQYYVLCNNKEEKFQALCNIYGAITIAQAMIFCHTRKTAGWLAGELSREGHQVALLSGEMQVEQRAAVIDRFRNGKEKVLVTTNVCARGIDVEQVSVVINFDLPVDKDGNPDNETYLHRIGRTGRFGKRGLAINMVDSRFSMNVLNRIQEHFNKKIEKLDTDDLDEIEKIAN; from the exons ATGGCTACGGATTCCTGGGCTCAGGCTGTGGATCAACAAGAAGCTGCAGCTGAGTCG ATAAGCAACCTTCAGTTAAATGAAAAGGAAGACAAACCCAAAGCAGAGGAAAATG GAGCCAAACctgaaggagaaggagagaagacTGAAGAGGAAGATAAAG aGGACAAAGCTGCCCAGTCACTGCTGAACAAGTTGATACGAAGCAATTTGGTGAACACCACTAACCAAGTGGAGGTTCTTCAGAGGGATCCGAACTCTCCGCTTTACTCAGTCAAGTCGTTTGAGGAGCTGCGATT gaagccTCAGTTACTTAAAGGTGTTTATGCCATGGGCTTCAACAGACCCTCCAAAATCCAGGAGAACGCTTTGCCCATGATGCTTGCAGAACC gccACAGAATCTTATAGCACAGTCTCAGTCAGGGACCGGTAAAACTGCTGCCTTCGTCCTGGCCATGCTCAGTCACGTGGATCCCAACAACAAATGGCCTCAG tgcctgtgtgtgtcgcCTACATACGAGCTCGCCCTCCAGACGGGCAAGGTCATAGAGCAGATGGGCAAATTTTACCCCGAAGTCAAGCTGATGTATGCGATCCGAGGAAACAAAC TGGAGAGAGGGGTGAAGCTCCAGGAGCAGATTGTGATCGGTACCCCGGGTACGGTCCTGGACTGGTGTCAGAAGCTCAAATTCATCGACCCGAAGAAAATTAACGTGTTCGTACTGGATGAGGCGGACGTCATGATCGCCACACAGGGTCACCAGGACCAAAGTATCCGCATCCAAAG GATGTTGCCCAAATCCTGCCAGATGCTCTTGTTCTCAGCGACGTTCGAGGAGTCTGTGTGGCACTTCGCCACGCGGATCGTCCCTGACCCAAACATCATCAAACTGAAGAGGGAGGAGGAGACGCTGGACACCATTAAGCAGTATTACGTGTTGTGCAACAACAAGGAGGAGAAGTTTCAAGCCCTCTGTAACATCTACGGTGCCATCACAATCGCACAGGCCATGATCTTCTGTCAC ACCAGGAAAACAGCAGGCTGGTTAGCAGGAGAGCTGTCTAGGGAGGGTCACCAGGTGGCGTTACTGAGCGGAGAGATGCAGGTGGAACAGAGGGCAGCCGTGATCGATCGTTTCCGAAACGGCAAAGAGAAAGTCCTGGTCACTACGAACGTCTGTGCCAGAG GTATCGATGTGGAGCAGGTCTCTGTGGTTATTAATTTCGATTTACCTGTGGATAAGGACGGAAACCCTGACAACGAGACGTACCTGCACCGGATCGGGCGCACGGGCAGATTTGGCAAAAGAGGCCTGGCGATCAACATGGTGGACAGTCGGTTTAGCATGAACGTCCTCAACCGCATTCAGGAGCACTTCA ATAAGAAAATCGAAAAACTGGACACGGACGATTTGGACGAAATCGAGAAAATAGCGAACTGA